In Diabrotica undecimpunctata isolate CICGRU chromosome 4, icDiaUnde3, whole genome shotgun sequence, a single genomic region encodes these proteins:
- the LOC140438251 gene encoding aspartate aminotransferase, mitochondrial-like isoform X2 — translation MCKSMNKEYAGMIGNQAFCRKAFDFAMGEGNEFSECGRTVFCHTIAGSGAICVAGGFLSKWFPNNKVIYICEPTWPNHHRILEYAGMSTKTYRYYNDKTLALDFEGMKDDLNKIPCKSIVLFHATAHNPTGVDPTPKQWDEIVCICKERKFYIFVDFAYQGFGSGDPELDAYPVRQFAKAGLGMAICQSFSKNMGLYGERAGLASFICKCPDEAKRVESQVKLIARSIYSNPSINGARIVLEILSDKRLKKLWLKELKQMASRIHWARKTLKEGMARAGSTLNWDHITNQIGMFSYTGIKGPAVKKLTKDYHIYMMENGRISISGINTKNVDYVCKAFHSVITHKK, via the exons atgtgcAAAAGTATGAATAAAGAATATGCCGGCATGATAGGCAATCAGGCATTTTGTAGAAAAGCCTTTGATTTTGCAATGGGAGAAGGTAACGAATTTTCAGAATGTGGACGAACTGTTTTCTGTCACACTATTGCCGGGTCAGGAGCAATATGTGTGGCAGGTGGATTCTTGAGTAAGTGGTTTCCAAATAACAAGGTAATTTATATATGTGAACCCACCTGGCCCAATCACCATCGTATTCTTGAATATGCTGGAATGTCTACAAAAACTTACAG GTATTACAATGATAAAACATTGGCTTTGGACTTTGAAGGTATGAAAGATGATCTCAACAAAATACCCTGTAAATCCATAGTGTTGTTTCACGCCACAGCCCACAACCCCACAGGAGTCGATCCTACGCCGAAGCAATGGGATGAAATTGTATGTATTTGTAAAGAaaggaaattttatatttttgttgattTCGCATACCAAGGTTTTGGTTCTGGAGATCCCGAGTTGGATGCGTACCCAGTACGTCAGTTTGCTAAAGCTGGCCTTGGTATGGCCATATGTCAAAGTTTTTCCAAAAACATGG GTTTGTATGGTGAACGGGCTGGTCTAGCTTCTTTCATCTGCAAGTGTCCAGATGAAGCAAAAAGAGTGGAGTCCCAAGTAAAGCTAATAGCAAGGTCTATATACTCAAATCCTTCAATTAATGGCGCCAGAATAGTGTTGGAAATTTTATCAGataaaagattaaagaaattgTGGCTAAAAGAACTCAAGCAGATGGCTTCCAGAATCCATTGGGCCAGAAAAACTTTAAAAGAAGGAATGGCCAGAGCTGGATCAACTTTGAATTGGGATCATATAACCAACCAAATAGGAATGTTTTCGTATACCGGTATAAAAGGTCccgctgtaaaaaaattaacaaaggacTATCACATATATATGATGGAAAATGGAAGAATATCCATTTCAGGTATTAACACCAAAAATGTCGATTATGTCTGTAAAGCCTTTCATAGTGTCATTACTCACAAAAAGTAA